A genome region from Populus alba chromosome 3, ASM523922v2, whole genome shotgun sequence includes the following:
- the LOC118028593 gene encoding protein NRT1/ PTR FAMILY 6.3: MSLPETQGKTLPDAWDYKGRPAERSKTGGWTSAAMILGGEAMERLTTLGIAVNLVTYLTGTMHLGNATSANTVTNFLGTSFMLCLLGGFIADTFLGRYLTIAIFATVQATGVTILTISTLVPSLRPPKCVDNTDCIPANGEQLTVLYLALYLTALGTGGLKSSVSGFGSDQFDETDPKERKQMLNFFNWFFFLISLGALCAVTVLVYIQDNLGREWGYGICACAIVLGLIVFLSGTRRYRFRKLVGSPLTQIATVFVSAWRKRHMELPSDASLLYNVDDVEEGSKEKKQKLPHSKQFRFLDKAAIKGLEVGKVNKWNLATLTDVEEVKMVIRMMPIWATTVMFWTVYAQMTTFSVSQATTMDRRIGKCFQIPAASLTVFFVGSILLTVPVYDRIIVPVARRVLKHPQGLTPLRRIGVGLVLSIVAMIAAALTEKKRLRAARLHGLATDPTAEIPLSVFWLVPQFFFVGSGEAFTYIGQLDFFLRECPKGMKTMSTGLFLSTLSLGFFVSSSLVTIVHKVTRNKPWLADNLNQGRLHDFYWLLAILSALNFVIYLICARWYVYKDKRLADEGIELDEVDEPTFH; the protein is encoded by the exons ATGTCTCTTCCGGAAACACAAGGCAAGACCCTCCCAGATGCCTGGGACTACAAGGGCCGCCCTGCGGAGCGGTCCAAAACTGGTGGCTGGACCAGTGCTGCCATGATTCTAG GCGGAGAGGCAATGGAGAGGCTAACAACACTTGGTATTGCTGTTAATCTTGTGACGTATCTGACTGGTACTATGCACCTGGGCAATGCTACCTCTGCCAACACCGTCACCAACTTCCTTGGAACATCTTTCATGCTTTGTCTGCTTGGTGGCTTTATTGCTGACACTTTTCTTGGAAG GTATCTCACCATCGCCATCTTCGCCACCGTGCAAGCAACG GGTGTCACAATCTTGACTATCTCCACCTTAGTCCCAAGCCTCAGGCCACCAAAATGTGTGGACAACACAGATTGCATCCCCGCTAACGGAGAACAACTCACGGTTCTTTATCTGGCCCTGTACCTCACTGCCCTGGGCACTGGAGGTCTAAAATCAAGCGTCTCAGGATTTGGCTCGGATCAATTCGATGAAACGGACCCAAAAGAACGAAAACAGATGCTCAATTTCTTTAACTGGTTCTTCTTCCTAATCAGCCTAGGTGCACTTTGTGCAGTCACAGTTCTGGTTTACATACAAGATAACTTGGGGAGAGAATGGGGATATGGCATATGTGCCTGTGCTATTGTGCTAGGCCTAATTGTGTTCCTTTCTGGCACAAGGCGGTACCGTTTCAGGAAATTGGTGGGCAGTCCATTGACACAGATAGCCACTGTTTTTGTGAGTGCTTGGAGAAAAAGGCACATGGAATTACCTTCAGATGCGTCTCTTCTTTACAACGTTGATGATGTTGAAGAGGGAAGCAAGGAGAAGAAGCAAAAGCTGCCGCACAGCAAGCAATTCCG TTTCTTGGACAAAGCAGCGATCAAGGGCCTAGAAGTGGGCAAGGTAAACAAGTGGAATTTAGCAACCTTAACAGATGTGGAAGAAGTGAAAATGGTAATTAGAATGATGCCCATTTGGGCAACTACTGTGATGTTTTGGACTGTCTATGCCCAGATGACCACATTCTCTGTGTCACAAGCCACCACCATGGACCGTCGCATCGGAAAATGTTTCCAAATACCTGCAGCATCACTGACGGTGTTCTTTGTTGGTAGCATTCTTTTGACTGTTCCTGTTTATGACCGAATTATCGTCCCCGTTGCAAGAAGAGTGCTTAAGCATCCACAAGGGCTAACCCCATTAAGACGCATAGGAGTCGGGTTGGTTTTATCCATTGTTGCCATGATAGCAGCAGCACTCACTGAGAAGAAGAGGCTGAGAGCCGCCAGATTACATGGTTTGGCTACTGATCCAACGGCCGAGATCCCATTGAGTGTGTTCTGGCTGGTCCCACAATTCTTTTTTGTGGGGTCTGGTGAAGCTTTCACATATATAGGGCAGcttgatttcttcctgagagaGTGTCCAAAGGGGATGAAGACGATGAGCACAGGGCTGTTTTTGAGCACCCTTTCTCTAGGGTTCTTTGTCAGCTCTTCATTGGTTACTATAGTGCACAAGGTGACTAGGAACAAGCCATGGTTAGCGGACAATCTAAACCAAGGGAGGCTCCATGATTTCTACTGGTTGTTGGCAATCTTGAGTGCTTTGAACTTTGTCATATATTTGATTTGTGCCAGATGGTATGTCTACAAGGACAAGAGGCTCGCCGACGAGGGAATTGAACTGGACGAAGTTGATGAGCCCACTTTCCACTGA